The following are from one region of the Quercus robur chromosome 1, dhQueRobu3.1, whole genome shotgun sequence genome:
- the LOC126725930 gene encoding aquaporin PIP2-7, whose amino-acid sequence MAKDVEVAERGEYSAKDYHDPPPAPLIDPEELTQWSFYRALIAEFIATLLFLYITVLTVIGYKSQTDPLKNADQCGGVGILGIAWAFGGMIFVLVYCTAGISGGHINPAVTFGLFLARKVSLIRAVLYMVAQCLGAICGVGLVKAFQKSLYTRYGGGANELSAGYNKGTGLGAEIIGTFVLVYTVFSATDPKRNARDSHVPVLAPLPIGFAVFMVHLATIPITGTGINPARSFGAAVIFNQSKAWDDHWIFWVGPFVGAAIAAFYHQFILRAAAIKALGSFRSNA is encoded by the exons ATGGCAAAGGACGTTGAAGTTGCAGAGCGAGGAGAGTACTCAGCTAAAGACTACCATGACCCACCTCCAGCACCTTTGATCGACCCTGAGGAGCTAACCCAGTGGTCCTTTTACAGAGCTCTTATTGCAGAGTTCATTGCCACGCTTCTTTTCCTTTACATCACAGTTTTGACTGTGATTGGGTACAAGAGCCAGACTGACCCCCTCAAGAACGCAGACCAATGTGGTGGGGTTGGTATTCTTGGTATTGCTTGGGCCTTCGGTGGCATGATCTTCGTCCTTGTTTACTGCACCGCCGGTATCTCTG GAGGACACATAAATCCGGCTGTGACATTCGGGCTGTTCTTGGCGAGGAAGGTGTCTCTGATCCGAGCAGTGTTGTACATGGTAGCACAGTGCTTGGGAGCAATCTGTGGTGTTGGGCTGGTGAAGGCGTTCCAGAAGTCACTCTACACCAGGTATGGAGGTGGAGCCAATGAGCTGTCAGCTGGGTACAACAAGGGAACTGGATTGGGGGCAGAGATAATTGGTACCTTTGTTCTTGTCTACACTGTCTTCTCAGCCACCGACCCTAAGAGGAACGCTAGAGACTCCCATGTTCCT GTATTGGCACCCCTTCCCATTGGATTTGCTGTATTCATGGTTCACCTAGCCACAATCCCAATCACTGGTACTGGTATCAACCCAGCTAGAAGCTTTGGAGCCGCAGTGATCTTCAACCAAAGCAAGGCCTGGGATGACCAT TGGATATTCTGGGTTGGACCTTTTGTTGGAGCTGCCATTGCTGCCTTCTACCACCAATTCATTCTTAGAGCAGCAGCTATTAAGGCTCTAGGATCCTTCAGGAGCAATGCTTAA